A genomic window from Chitinophaga pollutisoli includes:
- a CDS encoding CocE/NonD family hydrolase, whose protein sequence is MFKQTLALFMAMLVFTAGRAQQEPEASWLRDNYDKQELQIPMRDGTRLFTVVYSPKSAPGKHPILLERTPYSCAPYGDGQFPKMRASFAHYLRKGYIIVKQDVRGRWMSEGTFVDVRPHNPAPKKKEVDESTDTYDTIEWLVKNVKNNNGNVGVSGISYPGFYSTMAALSHHPALKAVSPQAPVTDWFIGDDFHHNGAFMLNDAFAFYSGFGKPRPYPTTVGPTGYPYPTKDNYKFFLEAGTLPQIAQLMGDSIAFWKDLYNHPDYDAWWKARNVRPHLQKLRPAMLVVGGTFDAEDCFGAWATYAAIEKQNPGISNRIVMGPWYHGQWSTNDGTYLGNLQFGANTAEWYQDNIEHPFFDHYLLGEPEKAIPEASVFFTGANQWRTFESWPAAGVQEKAIYLQPSGGLSFNKPAAGAEYSRYTSDPSKPVPYTSDIHHTRTISYMTDDQRFAARRPDVLVFQTGKLTEDLTLAGPVVAELMASISTTDADFIVKVIDVFPDDFSYGGTPAPTAHPRYVSATYPMGGYQMLVRGEVMRGKYRESFAQPAPFVPGKVTPVKFTLPDVAHTFKKGHRLMIQVQSTWFPLVDRNPQTFTDIYKAGKEDFVPSDISIWHNAANASRILLPVLP, encoded by the coding sequence ATGTTCAAACAGACACTGGCCTTATTCATGGCCATGCTGGTATTCACCGCCGGCAGGGCGCAGCAGGAACCGGAAGCCTCCTGGCTGCGCGACAATTACGACAAACAGGAATTGCAGATCCCCATGCGCGACGGCACCCGCCTGTTTACGGTCGTGTATTCGCCCAAAAGCGCGCCGGGCAAGCATCCCATCCTGCTGGAACGCACCCCCTACAGCTGCGCGCCCTACGGCGACGGCCAGTTCCCGAAAATGCGCGCCAGCTTCGCGCACTACCTCCGCAAAGGGTACATCATCGTGAAGCAGGATGTCCGCGGCCGCTGGATGAGCGAAGGCACTTTCGTGGACGTACGGCCGCATAACCCAGCACCCAAAAAGAAAGAGGTGGACGAATCCACCGACACCTACGACACCATCGAGTGGCTGGTGAAAAACGTCAAAAACAACAATGGCAACGTAGGCGTTTCCGGGATCAGCTATCCCGGCTTCTACTCCACCATGGCCGCCCTGAGCCATCATCCCGCGCTGAAGGCCGTGAGCCCCCAGGCACCGGTGACAGACTGGTTCATCGGCGACGATTTCCACCACAACGGCGCTTTCATGCTCAACGACGCCTTCGCTTTCTACAGCGGGTTCGGCAAACCGCGCCCCTATCCCACGACAGTTGGCCCCACCGGTTATCCTTACCCCACGAAAGACAACTATAAATTCTTCCTGGAAGCCGGCACCCTGCCGCAGATCGCGCAGCTGATGGGCGACAGCATCGCTTTCTGGAAAGATCTCTATAACCACCCCGATTACGACGCCTGGTGGAAAGCCCGCAACGTGCGCCCGCACCTGCAAAAGCTGCGGCCCGCCATGCTGGTGGTGGGAGGAACTTTCGACGCGGAAGACTGCTTCGGCGCCTGGGCCACTTACGCGGCCATCGAAAAGCAAAACCCCGGCATCAGCAACCGCATCGTAATGGGACCGTGGTATCATGGCCAGTGGTCCACCAACGACGGCACCTACCTGGGCAACTTGCAATTCGGCGCCAATACGGCCGAATGGTACCAGGATAATATCGAGCATCCCTTCTTCGACCACTACCTGCTGGGTGAGCCTGAAAAAGCCATTCCCGAGGCATCCGTGTTTTTTACCGGGGCGAATCAGTGGCGGACGTTCGAAAGCTGGCCCGCAGCAGGCGTGCAGGAAAAAGCGATATACCTCCAGCCCAGCGGAGGTCTGTCATTCAACAAACCCGCGGCCGGTGCGGAATACAGCCGTTATACCAGCGATCCTTCGAAGCCGGTGCCTTATACTTCCGACATCCATCATACCCGCACGATCAGTTACATGACCGACGATCAGCGCTTTGCGGCCCGGAGGCCCGATGTGCTGGTATTCCAGACCGGGAAGCTGACAGAAGACCTGACGCTCGCGGGGCCGGTGGTTGCCGAGCTGATGGCCAGCATCAGCACTACCGACGCGGATTTTATCGTGAAGGTGATCGACGTGTTCCCGGATGATTTCAGCTACGGGGGAACGCCCGCGCCTACCGCCCATCCGCGCTACGTTTCCGCGACTTATCCCATGGGCGGGTATCAAATGCTGGTGCGGGGTGAAGTGATGCGCGGCAAATACCGGGAAAGCTTCGCGCAGCCGGCACCCTTCGTTCCCGGGAAAGTAACGCCAGTGAAGTTCACCCTGCCCGACGTGGCCCATACCTTCAAAAAAGGGCACCGGCTGATGATACAGGTCCAAAGCACCTGGTTCCCGCTGGTCGACCGGAATCCGCAGACTTTTACGGATATTTACAAAGCAGGGAAGGAAGATTTCGTGCCGTCGGATATCAGCATC
- a CDS encoding DinB family protein, protein MSRPANTEYAAFYETYVRKVSEDDLTAAFRKHTANLLTFLTTVPAQRRDYAYAPGKWTIKQVLQHMIDAERVFAYRALNFARKDPNALPGFDENEFAEVARVDHREWNDMVEEFQFVRNASDLFFRSLNEEELARTGVASGKPVSVRALGFIMIGHAIHHTEVVKERYL, encoded by the coding sequence ATGTCCAGACCCGCAAACACGGAGTATGCCGCGTTTTACGAAACCTACGTGCGCAAAGTGTCCGAAGATGACCTCACCGCCGCATTCCGCAAGCACACCGCCAACCTGCTCACCTTCCTCACTACCGTTCCCGCCCAGCGCCGCGATTACGCCTATGCTCCCGGCAAATGGACGATCAAACAGGTATTGCAGCACATGATCGACGCCGAGCGCGTATTCGCCTACCGTGCCCTGAACTTCGCCCGGAAAGACCCGAATGCGTTGCCCGGGTTCGATGAAAACGAATTCGCCGAAGTGGCGCGCGTAGATCACCGCGAATGGAATGATATGGTGGAAGAATTCCAGTTCGTCCGCAACGCGTCCGATCTATTCTTCCGCTCGCTGAACGAAGAAGAGCTCGCCCGCACCGGCGTTGCCAGCGGCAAACCCGTGAGCGTCAGGGCATTGGGGTTCATCATGATCGGCCACGCCATCCATCACACGGAAGTAGTGAAGGAAAGATATCTGTAA